From Demequina lutea, a single genomic window includes:
- a CDS encoding SHOCT domain-containing protein produces the protein MMWLGGWNEGMGAGWWVLMGIFWIAVIVFGVWGLSRLFPRGTEPRDPVAVLRSRLAEGEISLQEYEQLSSERDPPKSGRHDAKERQP, from the coding sequence ATGATGTGGTTGGGCGGTTGGAACGAAGGAATGGGCGCTGGGTGGTGGGTACTGATGGGGATCTTCTGGATCGCCGTCATCGTGTTCGGGGTGTGGGGGCTGTCGCGTCTGTTTCCGCGCGGCACGGAACCCCGAGATCCCGTAGCCGTTCTGCGGTCGCGGCTCGCAGAGGGCGAGATCAGTCTCCAGGAATACGAGCAACTCAGTTCGGAACGTGATCCCCCAAAGTCGGGGCGCCACGACGCCAAGGAGCGCCAGCCGTAG
- a CDS encoding prolipoprotein diacylglyceryl transferase — MLTNTTTAAARSTSGSHLSPPKRRSLWTVVTGALRIGPVLARLSGASTKASPLEFVAFDWSVLASVEPQDVALTYWFDVDENWDTYGVAVKFTGRRIDVKGKPESGDAFRVATGIDGLKRGMGRVALTHRVSDANPGRWKVDAAAEAIPQNAKHRNRPVTPHRLSSAVATGTSVYAPVARQRAPGIILGAWPALVGLGALAGVALQSTLARAVGLPVTRVLLLALASCLVGIVGAKVYYRLTHLGEKTGLLVTGASLQGFVIGAITVLALGSALWRLPVGTVLDVTAPALLLGQAIGRIGCFFGGCCTGLPTTSRWGLWSSDRRIGVKRVPVQLMESASAAVLAVSSVAILRFAAPLPQGLVFVGGLSAYLVVRQLLFPLRGLPRKTAHGRIITLAVASAALVGAAFTAFLN, encoded by the coding sequence ATGCTCACCAACACCACGACCGCAGCCGCCCGGTCCACTAGCGGCTCGCACCTCTCTCCACCGAAGCGCCGCAGTCTTTGGACCGTCGTCACCGGCGCACTACGCATCGGGCCGGTTCTCGCCCGGCTGAGTGGTGCTAGCACCAAGGCTTCACCGCTGGAGTTCGTCGCGTTTGACTGGAGCGTCCTCGCTTCCGTGGAGCCCCAAGACGTGGCGCTCACCTACTGGTTCGATGTTGACGAGAATTGGGATACCTACGGAGTGGCCGTCAAGTTCACGGGCCGCCGCATCGATGTCAAGGGAAAGCCGGAAAGCGGCGACGCGTTCCGGGTCGCGACGGGCATCGACGGACTCAAGCGGGGCATGGGTCGCGTCGCGCTCACGCATCGGGTATCCGACGCGAACCCCGGAAGGTGGAAGGTCGACGCGGCCGCCGAAGCAATACCCCAAAACGCCAAACACCGGAATCGGCCGGTTACCCCACATCGACTCTCCTCGGCAGTGGCCACCGGCACCTCTGTCTACGCTCCAGTTGCCCGCCAGCGGGCACCAGGGATCATTCTTGGCGCGTGGCCTGCCCTCGTGGGGTTGGGCGCGCTCGCTGGTGTCGCGCTGCAGTCGACATTGGCTCGGGCGGTGGGCCTACCGGTAACCCGCGTCCTCCTCCTCGCCCTCGCGTCATGCCTCGTGGGGATCGTCGGCGCCAAGGTCTACTACCGGCTCACCCACCTCGGGGAAAAGACCGGCCTTCTCGTCACCGGCGCCAGCTTGCAGGGTTTCGTCATCGGCGCGATCACCGTCTTGGCGCTAGGCAGCGCGCTCTGGCGCTTGCCCGTCGGCACGGTGCTCGACGTCACCGCGCCTGCTCTCTTACTCGGCCAAGCCATCGGGAGAATCGGGTGCTTCTTCGGCGGCTGCTGCACCGGGCTGCCGACCACGTCACGCTGGGGATTGTGGTCCTCCGACCGCCGGATTGGGGTCAAGCGAGTGCCGGTACAACTGATGGAGTCTGCGTCCGCCGCGGTCCTTGCCGTCTCCTCCGTCGCCATCCTTCGATTCGCGGCGCCTTTGCCTCAGGGCCTCGTTTTCGTTGGCGGATTGTCGGCCTACCTGGTGGTGAGGCAACTCCTCTTTCCGCTGCGCGGTTTGCCACGGAAGACGGCACACGGACGCATCATCACGCTCGCCGTCGCGTCGGCCGCGCTCGTTGGAGCGGCCTTCACCGCCTTCCTGAACTGA
- a CDS encoding heavy metal translocating P-type ATPase — METMSIVVLLAAVALTGLIAWYFFGPKKSHRASLDDGIQVVSVTVKGGYSPDVIEVVAGVPVRMLFDRQESGDCSSRVVFPDFKVNQALTAFETTAVEFTPDRSGDFGFACGMNMLHGRLLVIEPGPQERPRAASGSATAASDSLAKVQGPADPVAVSNRTPTDAEDEEAQARDRNAEIRDLTRRVLVGAVLALPVVFAVMATELFSVTWVPGVLLNHWVQLALISPVMFYSGWPIHRTGWLALSHRTAEMNSLITLGTIAAFGYSLVVTIAPNVLPSDVRQVYFEAVGVIITLILLGRLFETKAKAGTGAAIRTLIGLQPRSATVIREGKEFEVPIEDVAVGDVVMVRPGEKLPVDGEVIEGRSPVDESMVTGEPIPTVKTTGDVVIGATINQTGSLKYVATKVGSDTMLAQIIKLVREAQGSKAPIQRLADKVSSYFVPAVVAIAIWTFAVWMIAGPPPSFIFALVAAVSVLVIACPCALGLATPLSITVGTGKGAMAGILIRSAEALETAHKIDTVVLDKTGTITKGSPVLTDILPVDGTAGDDLLRLVASAEASSEHPLASAIVEGARDRGLKVTEAATFESVTGQGVRAHVSGLEVLVGNERLLAGAGVDPTPLVADASALGRDGKTAMFVALDGRAAGVIGVADTVKDGSIAAIAALHDRGLDVVMITGDSRLAAAAIAREVGIRRVLAEVMPEHKASEVRRLQAEGRVVGMVGDGINDAPALAQADVGFAMGTGTDVAIESSSVTLTSGALLGVVTAIDLSRATMRNIKQNLVFAFVYNGLGIPIAAGVLYPTFGLRLSPMIAAGAMALSSLSVVANSNRLRGFTAKPLPDVVRVPATDPVVDVGRDEEEEEHTMHDATSTVKDPICGMSIDPANAARVIERDGQKFYFCSEGCATAFEKAPDAHAGHSH, encoded by the coding sequence ATGGAAACCATGTCGATAGTTGTCTTGCTGGCGGCGGTGGCTCTCACGGGGTTGATTGCTTGGTATTTCTTCGGCCCGAAGAAGTCACACCGAGCAAGCTTGGATGATGGCATCCAGGTGGTTAGTGTCACGGTCAAGGGCGGCTACAGTCCCGATGTCATCGAGGTGGTCGCTGGCGTACCGGTGCGAATGCTCTTCGACCGACAGGAGTCGGGGGACTGCTCGTCCCGCGTAGTGTTTCCCGACTTCAAGGTCAACCAGGCGCTTACCGCGTTTGAGACGACGGCGGTGGAATTCACACCCGACCGTTCAGGCGACTTCGGGTTCGCGTGCGGCATGAACATGCTTCACGGTCGGTTGCTCGTGATCGAGCCTGGGCCGCAAGAGCGACCGCGCGCCGCGTCAGGCTCAGCGACGGCTGCAAGTGATTCGTTGGCGAAGGTGCAGGGGCCCGCCGATCCTGTCGCCGTGTCAAACCGAACGCCGACCGACGCGGAGGACGAGGAGGCCCAAGCGAGGGACCGCAACGCTGAGATCCGCGACCTGACGCGCAGAGTTCTGGTGGGGGCGGTCCTCGCCCTGCCTGTCGTGTTCGCCGTGATGGCGACGGAGCTGTTCTCAGTGACGTGGGTTCCGGGCGTGTTGCTGAACCATTGGGTGCAGCTCGCCCTCATCAGCCCCGTCATGTTCTACAGCGGATGGCCCATCCACCGAACGGGCTGGCTCGCGCTTTCGCATCGCACAGCCGAGATGAACTCCCTCATCACCCTCGGCACGATCGCGGCGTTCGGTTACAGCCTCGTCGTGACGATCGCGCCGAACGTACTTCCGAGCGATGTGCGGCAGGTCTACTTCGAGGCCGTGGGCGTCATCATCACACTCATCTTGCTGGGACGCCTCTTCGAAACCAAGGCGAAGGCAGGCACAGGCGCCGCGATCCGCACGCTCATCGGACTTCAGCCCCGTTCCGCAACGGTCATCCGCGAGGGCAAGGAGTTCGAGGTCCCCATCGAGGACGTCGCGGTCGGTGACGTCGTGATGGTGCGCCCGGGCGAGAAACTCCCCGTTGACGGCGAGGTCATTGAGGGTCGCTCCCCGGTCGACGAATCGATGGTGACCGGGGAGCCAATCCCGACCGTCAAGACCACGGGCGACGTGGTGATCGGTGCGACGATCAATCAAACCGGCTCCCTGAAGTACGTGGCCACCAAGGTGGGCTCGGACACGATGCTCGCGCAAATCATCAAACTTGTCCGTGAGGCCCAGGGATCGAAAGCCCCCATCCAGCGCCTCGCCGACAAGGTCTCGAGCTACTTCGTTCCCGCCGTCGTCGCCATTGCCATCTGGACGTTCGCAGTATGGATGATCGCGGGCCCGCCACCCTCCTTCATCTTCGCGTTGGTCGCCGCCGTCTCAGTACTCGTCATCGCGTGCCCATGCGCCCTCGGCCTCGCAACTCCGTTGTCGATCACCGTCGGAACCGGTAAGGGTGCCATGGCGGGAATCCTGATCAGGTCCGCTGAGGCGCTCGAGACGGCCCACAAGATTGACACAGTGGTGCTCGACAAGACGGGAACCATCACGAAGGGTTCGCCCGTGCTTACGGACATCCTGCCTGTCGACGGCACTGCGGGAGACGACCTGCTCCGGCTGGTCGCCTCGGCTGAGGCCTCATCCGAACACCCCTTGGCTTCGGCAATTGTCGAGGGAGCGCGCGACAGGGGCCTGAAGGTCACCGAGGCCGCGACGTTCGAGTCCGTCACGGGCCAGGGCGTTCGAGCACACGTCTCCGGACTCGAGGTTCTCGTGGGAAACGAGCGTCTACTTGCGGGCGCGGGCGTCGATCCAACCCCTCTCGTGGCCGACGCGTCCGCACTCGGACGCGATGGAAAGACCGCGATGTTCGTCGCACTTGACGGCAGGGCCGCGGGCGTCATTGGCGTAGCGGACACGGTCAAGGACGGTTCGATCGCCGCAATTGCCGCACTTCACGACCGGGGTTTGGACGTGGTGATGATCACTGGTGACAGCCGCCTGGCTGCGGCGGCGATCGCGCGCGAAGTCGGAATCCGGCGTGTCCTCGCTGAAGTCATGCCGGAGCACAAGGCGAGCGAGGTCCGTCGGCTGCAGGCCGAGGGGCGGGTCGTCGGCATGGTCGGCGACGGCATCAATGATGCTCCGGCGCTTGCGCAAGCCGACGTGGGGTTCGCGATGGGGACCGGAACCGATGTCGCCATCGAGTCGTCGAGCGTGACGTTGACCTCGGGCGCGCTCTTGGGCGTCGTCACCGCGATCGACCTCTCGCGCGCGACGATGCGCAACATCAAGCAGAATCTGGTTTTCGCGTTCGTGTACAACGGCTTGGGAATTCCGATTGCGGCCGGGGTGCTCTATCCGACATTTGGCCTGAGGCTGAGCCCCATGATTGCGGCGGGAGCGATGGCCCTGTCGTCGCTGTCGGTCGTTGCGAACTCCAACCGGCTCCGCGGATTCACGGCGAAGCCGCTGCCAGACGTTGTCCGGGTTCCAGCCACCGATCCGGTGGTGGACGTGGGACGCGATGAAGAGGAAGAGGAACACACCATGCACGACGCCACATCGACAGTGAAGGATCCCATCTGTGGGATGAGTATCGACCCAGCCAACGCCGCCCGCGTCATCGAACGCGATGGGCAGAAGTTCTACTTCTGTTCCGAGGGGTGCGCGACTGCGTTTGAGAAGGCGCCTGACGCTCACGCCGGACACTCGCACTAG
- a CDS encoding DUF4395 family protein translates to MAELSQLTSDNLDKQGFCDLGEAGKSRYARPLRFTPAVATILVVMGLILQSPIVIGSMALIGLSGVLFPRGMLIDVVYNLGIRHIFNSPRLPPTPTPRRFSYGISTVWLAGSAASFHFGLPLLGILFGVPVAIGGTVLATTLWCLGSWLYRPVGALVAEFEGTRKAGK, encoded by the coding sequence ATGGCAGAACTTTCGCAGTTGACGAGTGACAACCTGGACAAGCAGGGCTTTTGCGACTTGGGAGAAGCGGGCAAGTCCCGCTACGCCCGGCCCCTGCGCTTCACGCCAGCGGTGGCCACCATCCTCGTGGTCATGGGTCTGATCTTGCAATCACCCATCGTGATCGGATCCATGGCGCTCATCGGTCTCAGTGGCGTGCTCTTCCCGCGCGGCATGCTCATCGATGTGGTGTACAACCTGGGGATTCGTCACATATTCAATTCACCGCGACTTCCCCCCACGCCGACGCCGCGACGGTTCTCATATGGAATCTCCACTGTCTGGCTTGCCGGTTCGGCCGCGTCGTTCCATTTTGGGCTGCCGCTGCTGGGCATTCTCTTCGGGGTCCCGGTAGCTATCGGCGGTACCGTCCTTGCGACGACCCTGTGGTGTCTTGGGTCGTGGCTCTACCGCCCTGTGGGGGCCCTAGTCGCGGAGTTCGAGGGCACGAGAAAGGCCGGCAAGTAG
- a CDS encoding DUF3105 domain-containing protein, which yields MAENQKARAGGADAARQAVMAARRADRRRVFMVWGAVAVIILSLVGVATKVLVDASARGEALKAAVAAPIAGIVKSTPKSANHVKNLPEPTPTAGVLMPPVGGDHDAVPQNCGVYDAPVGTWHAVHSLEHGAVWITYAPGIAAGEVAKLAAAATNHDHVLVSPFPNLPSPIVLTAWGLQLRVDSASDPRVETFIKKYENGPQTPELGAPCSGGVGQPTG from the coding sequence ATGGCTGAGAATCAGAAGGCGAGAGCCGGTGGGGCCGATGCCGCACGCCAGGCCGTAATGGCGGCACGACGAGCGGATCGCCGCAGAGTATTCATGGTCTGGGGCGCAGTGGCGGTCATCATCTTGTCCCTCGTGGGGGTGGCGACCAAGGTGCTGGTTGACGCTTCCGCTCGCGGCGAGGCCCTCAAGGCTGCGGTCGCCGCGCCCATCGCCGGGATAGTTAAGTCGACGCCGAAATCCGCCAATCACGTGAAGAACCTCCCGGAGCCAACGCCGACTGCGGGGGTCTTGATGCCGCCGGTGGGCGGGGACCATGACGCCGTGCCCCAAAATTGCGGCGTATATGACGCGCCGGTAGGCACGTGGCATGCGGTCCACTCGCTTGAACACGGCGCGGTGTGGATCACGTACGCCCCGGGGATTGCGGCTGGCGAGGTGGCCAAGCTGGCCGCCGCAGCGACTAACCATGACCACGTACTTGTCAGTCCCTTCCCCAACCTGCCGTCGCCGATTGTTCTCACGGCATGGGGCCTGCAGCTTCGCGTCGACAGCGCGAGCGATCCCAGGGTGGAGACGTTCATTAAGAAGTACGAGAACGGGCCTCAGACCCCGGAACTGGGAGCGCCTTGTTCGGGCGGGGTCGGCCAGCCGACCGGATAG
- a CDS encoding recombinase family protein produces MRLLGYTRVSTSSQDAQLQLDALVAAGVQKRDVFADVTSGTKTAIARRGMKKLLEHAQSGDTVVVWRVDRLGRSLIDVLNTVNLLRERGVHVRSISDGIDPATSTGRLMLNMLATLAEYERELIVERVNAGIAAARHNGTRFGRPLSDPAVIADKLAIATDARAKGRTAEDAARLVGWSRATLYRHQQALASRESPAA; encoded by the coding sequence GTGAGACTTCTTGGATACACACGAGTGAGCACATCGAGTCAGGATGCGCAGCTGCAACTCGACGCCCTCGTCGCGGCCGGCGTTCAAAAACGAGACGTGTTCGCCGATGTCACATCCGGGACTAAAACCGCTATCGCGCGTCGAGGGATGAAGAAACTCCTCGAGCACGCACAGTCCGGTGACACCGTCGTCGTCTGGCGAGTCGATCGCCTCGGCCGCTCCTTGATTGATGTGCTGAACACTGTGAACTTGTTGCGCGAACGCGGTGTGCACGTGCGCTCCATCTCCGATGGCATCGATCCGGCGACGTCGACGGGCCGGCTGATGCTGAACATGCTCGCCACCCTCGCCGAGTACGAACGTGAACTGATTGTCGAGCGCGTCAACGCAGGCATCGCTGCAGCTCGACACAACGGGACACGCTTCGGCCGGCCCCTGTCCGATCCGGCGGTGATCGCCGACAAACTCGCGATCGCCACTGATGCTCGAGCGAAAGGTCGCACCGCTGAAGACGCCGCGCGACTCGTCGGATGGAGCCGCGCCACGCTGTACCGACACCAGCAAGCCCTCGCCAGCCGCGAAAGCCCCGCCGCGTAG